The Arachis ipaensis cultivar K30076 chromosome B07, Araip1.1, whole genome shotgun sequence genome includes a window with the following:
- the LOC107608693 gene encoding uncharacterized protein LOC107608693, with translation MCCCFSFLGTLSTFPTHILKPFSFNLLGVLLDSSNLCDYKYMIIVWLYAKPKLFYHIILSFTDYIPNNHKMMKPFFVAFLLLASLIFLPSSTLAARILAHNQRGDEKEAYRIGGRTALNPNGRGHAYPEGMGRGGGGGHSSPFVNPTPVPSYKRCSANNPYQGEPCRPPATK, from the exons ATGTGCTGCTGCTTTAGTTTCTTAGGGACATTATCTACTTTTCCAACCCATATCTTGAaacctttttcttttaatttgctaGGCGTCTTACTTGACTCTTCAAACCTTTGTGACTATAAATACATGATTATTGTGTGGCTCTATGCAAAACCAAAACTGTTCTATCATATTATACTCTCATTCACTGATTATATTCCTAATAATCATAAGATGATGAAGCCCTTTTTTGTTGCATTTTTGCTTTTGGCTTCCCTAATCTTCCTTCCTTCTTCAACTTTAGCTGCTCGAATACTAGCACACAATCAGC GTGGTGATGAGAAAGAAGCATATAGAATAGGAGGAAGAACAGCTCTTAATCCAAATGGAAGAGGACATGCTTATCCAGAAGGAATGGGAAGAGGAGGTGGAGGAGGACATTCTAGTCCTTTTGTAAACCCTACTCCTGTTCCTTCCTATAAACGATGCAGCGCTAATAATCCATACCAGGGTGAACCTTGCCGCCCCCCAGCCACCAAATAA